In Carassius auratus strain Wakin unplaced genomic scaffold, ASM336829v1 scaf_tig00020714, whole genome shotgun sequence, the DNA window AAAATACTGATATAACAATTAAtcgtaattttcattttaaagatctCTACTTCTTGATCTTTGAGTCTCATTCAGCAAAAAGTTCTAACCTTTattcaaatcatttatttaattgctaAAAGGTTCAATTTTATGAtaaaatgttaaaggggtcatcagatgctacatgcacttttacaagttgtttgaactgaaatgagtGTTGGCAGtatgtgtacacaaccaccctataatgataaaatctactatatctattaaaatatttacccCTTTTTCAAATCGAgccgatctcagatgcctgtTTTTGTGACGTTACACAGTCATGCAACCCCCcacaatagtttgattgacagtagcgtttcagcacagactgggcTTGTGTCTTACCtcagacccgccctgagtgagctgtcatcagccCACCATTGTttcagatgtagacaagaatgtctcctaagTGATTgagttgttttgttgttggatgtaataatgaacccAACAGTCATTGTTTACTCCAGTGGATTAcgtttgtttctgaagggaatgcaCCCTGATCTACCTAACTTCACCAACAGAAAAAGTAAGTATAAGGTGTCTTAATCAATCtttgcaaattgcctttcctaGTAATGTTTCAAGATGAATAACCTAAAGTTAACAGTCCCTCAGAGCGTGGCCCAGAAGATATGGGCGGGGTCAggagagctcattaacatttaaaggaaaatactacaaaacggcttgctctgaaaagagctgtttttgacagggtaacaaggtgttttttacactatcatTGAGAAATCTTAACCAAactgttacagacttttcattaagaccctaaagaatcatatcaattGTGAAAAATGgccatccgatgacccctttaacattttcATCAGGCAACTTTGCGGAACAAGCAGTCATACCaacatatatgtaattttttattctgAATTAGGAACATTATTATAATGCAGCCAAAGATACATTACAAGACAAATAAACTTCAGAGTCCTGAGTATTTCATTAATTTGTCATTTGACAAATGCAACCAATGTAGTCAGATTCAAATAAAAATTACTCTTATGAACCGGTTTgttttagtgaataaaaaaaacattcagtgcaACTGGTGTAGTACCACTGACAAAGCACTGACTCTTTTGAATCGGTGCTTTTTTAGTCAATCGATGGTGCAACTGCAAGTATGATATTGATTttacacaacagttcaataaCCAAGAAGATAATATTTCTAAACAAAACCACAAAGGAATAATATTAAGTTCCATCAAATAGAGGTAgggttcctgaatgaatcaaacttgtgaaaaaataataataattcagtgacACACTCGTGAAGCCAATCACTTGTCACCAACTGGCTTAATGTAATCTTCTGAAAGAATCCTCACAAACTAATGCACAGACTGAAGCCTGAGTATGTGTGGAATGGCAAACACGTACAAGTGGATTGATACAAGCAGTGAAAAGTCCCAGAAATCTTAACAGatttaaagaagaaaatacattttaagtttacTTCATCCACAAAATACTTAACAGTTTCATTTTTATCATTCATATTATAATGTACCAAGAAGATTCCCTGTATAATTAACAAATCATTTCTTGGATATGTAATCAAAATGGACACTATAGACAATGTGAAATACTTTTCCACTCTGGTAATAAATCGGAAAACAATTTGAATTATGCAATGAACTAACAGTTAAAATTTCCTGTCTCAAAAACAATTTCTGATTGACAGGCAAGTACACAGGCCCATTGTCTAAAAGCAGCACAATGGATTAAGCTCAACTCAGTCACCTTTAAAGAAGCTTGTTACACCTTGCATTAGTTATGAGGATGGCTGTTGCTTCCATGCAAATTTCAGCAGTGCGACACAATAGGATCCACCTGCGCAGTCACTCTGAGATAAATATAGAGGGGAAGAGGGCTTACATCTGCTGCCCAGCTTTTGTCACCTTGGATATCCATCTTCCGTTGGCCACACACCTCCACTGCACCTCCCTCTGAAATACCCCACATCTCTCCACCGTTTGTTTTACGAACATGGCCGTATGCCTACAGTTTCAGGTAACATTAAATAATGACATCAGCTAAAAGCAGCAAGCAAATGCCGCTTCATTCATGGACGTCGGACCATGAGTGATGCATATCGGATGCTTTTTGGCTTTAGTCAGGCTAGTGTTCCTTATAATGCGGGTGACACTCCGCTAACACTATGCAGCTGAAAGACAACATGACATAGGAGTCCATTTACGGAGTGTTCAGGAATGTGGCGGCCCGTGGTCTGGCCAGCACCTCATATTCCGAATCAGTAGACCATTGAACTGGGTCACGTTTGTGTCTATCATTGTAGATGCGCAACACTCATTAAGCTTTAATTACCAGAGCACTCTTATATAGGACAGAGCATTTTTTGATGAGTGAATCCCTCTTTATCAGCCAGTAACTTCAGCGATGTTGCCAGGTGGATCACTGAACCCCATAAATCGGTCCCACAAAGTGCAAAGCCATTCATCTGTCACACAACAATCCTCACAAAGCAAACGAGGCAAATTATTAGATTGAGGTATTTGGTGGAGTCAAGTTGCTTTAGCATCCAGGTCTGGGAGAGATCAACCACACTCCCATCAACATGTAGGTGCAAGGTCAAGGTGAGAAAGTACACAAACTTTCATTGTTCAGCACTTCAAAATTTCTCAGGAAGCGTATCTTAGTCCTGACACAGGGGTAAAACTAGAGATGGCACGGGACTCTTGCTTTATAATAGCTAAACATGTTTGTGTACAAGTTCCACTGGTGAAACTACTAAAGAAAATAATGTCTTTAATACACATTCCACAATTTATGTATCAAAAAGTGGTATAGCCAATTTAGGACTACAAAAATGAAGAATGAAAATGGCTtcatttccttctttctttctttctttctttctttctttctttctttctttttttttacttcatttcttaaaaaaaaattaattaaagggatagttcacccaaactagAAAATTCTggcattaattactcacccttgtgtcattacAAACctttaagacctttgttcatctttgcaacacaaattatgatatttttgatgaaatcccagagctttctgaccctgaatagacagcaacgcaactaccATGTTCAAAGCCCAGAAACGTAGAAAAGACATCGTTgaaggggtcattggatgcccattttccacaagttgatatgattctttagggtcttaatgaaaagtctatagcATACTTTGGTTCAAATTTCTTagtggtagtgaaaaaaaaacaccctttttttaccctgtcaaaattAGCAAGCTGTTTTTAGTCCATGcgctttaaatgataatgagctctgctgacccccccccccccccccctcttccATGAGGTGACGAGCAGACTGTAAACTTGATTAACTAGCATGTTATtaggaaaggcaatttgcaaagattcataaaaaaccCTTATACTCCTTCTGTAAATGAAGCTGGACCACAAATGATTCCCTCGAACATAGACGCATTTAGGAAGATCAGGATTGGCGCATTCCCTTCAAAACCAAAAGTAATgttaatatcttcatttgtgatcTTAAGAcaaatgaaggtcttatgggtttggatgGAACAACATAAGGGATATTccttgaactattcctttaaacaaatTGGGCTCATTTTCAGATTTTGTAAATAGTTTGAttgataaatagacagacagatagatggacagctTCCTCAAACATGGGACTAATTAACCTTTTTTGCTCTACAGATGGTTCTCCTGGCTCGATGTGAGGGTCACTGCAGCCACACGTCCCGCTCGGACCCGCTGATCTCTTTCAGCTCTGTCTTGAAGCAACCTTTCAAAAGCACGTGTTTCTGCTGTCGTCCACATACCTCCAAACTGAAGGCGGTGCGTCTGCGATGCTCGGGCGGGACACGGATAACCGCTACTTACCGTTACATCCTCGCGTGCAGCTGCGAGGAGTGCAGCTGAATAAATTTGTCATGGAGAAAGACCCTCTGGCtgaaacacataaaaaaagttaaaggtACACTTTATTGCAGATGATTCAGAGCAAGCATTTTACGATTCATTAGCACTGCCGCAATGTTGCCAACAACCCATCAAGACTTCAAGAAGAATCACGTCACATGTAAAGCAGCGCATGCACTCGGATTTCCAGATGTCACCCCACCAGTCGCACCTGCGCATGCGCTCAGCCAGTCAATTTACTTTTATTGCATTCCATTGTTTTGATCACTGTTTGTGTAAAATAGCGGATGCCGACAACAAAATCGTGAAGAAAATCTGATGAAGCTGAAGGGGAGTCACTTTGGCAGCCTATGTGACTTGATACACAGACCAGGACAGAAACGTTTGCATAGACAATGCAAGTGGTGATGAACTATAAAAGTTTGAGTTGTGTCTAGAATAGAAATTGATAGTTCACCCCCTTAAGCCTGGTTTAGAATCACATGACAAAATGTTGGGGTGAATTGACAGTTTATGGTCTCTGGATTTGCTCACGTTCCAGCATACATTTTTGCTTCATTATACTGGcttaatatttaaacaatgaaaaatactctTGTAACGATCGTATTGCCAATTTTAGACTTTGCAAACCTCCTACAGCTTTTTTACTGTGGAGTTCAGAGCAATCTACCATGCCAGACTGTATgtggaaaatgtcagtgttaagtCTGTTTATTTCATCATCAAAGTCTCGCTATGGCTCATGACACATAATAGCAGTAGGCTGTCAAGCTAATCACGTACAGTTATGATAACTATGATGTTTGCAATGTGGTATTGTACAGTAAATGATGATTACCATATATAtctataaaaatgaaagaaaatgtattgttCCTCAAATGTCTGTTGTCTGTGGAAATAAATTCACCCTCTACAAATTGCTGTACCTGTACAAATTGCTGAAATGATGACAGTTTGCTTGCTGGACAGGTTTGTACTCCACTACATACCTGACAGCTTTTTGGGCTCTGCACATGAATCTAATAAACAGTGcccttttgtttttaaagactgACTGGCTGCCTTGTGCTAGCTGTCTTGTTACACATACTTTGGCTCCTCGATACAATGTGACTTTCAGTGGGGCTATAATTAACTTAATGGCTAATTTGACAGCATGACAGACAGTCCACATAATAGCTGTCAGTTGAGttctctgtaatttttatggCTGCCCTAAGACATCTCGCCACACGGTCGGCTGCAGAACCGAGGCACCCGGTTAGATGTCATACCACATTGTTCTCTGACCTTCCGTTAATTCTAACAGAACGTTCCAGGTGTTGTACACGTGTGCTTCTTTATTCCCTTTCTAACAAGTGATAATTCAAGCAAAACCGACAAGTGTTTTAAACAGAATGGGGTTAAGTATTTCACCTGATTACTGTTAATTGAAGCCAGTCCTGATTTTGGCCCAGAAGTGtgactctttctttttctgtgatGTCCACTTGAGTGAAGATGATGTTTCACCATCTAAAACAAAAAAGGTAAGTCATTTTCTCTCTGAAATCGTACAGAGATCCCATGATTCTGGTATAAAAGACAAGGGAATTGTGATCATTGAATCGACACATGCCTGCAATATCCTTTTAATTTCTCACAAGATACCAACATGAGGCAATGTTGTATTCTGTCCTTTCACGTTATTAAACTTAAACCAATATCAGCtgcaatttttcattatttaaactgaaattattcGCTCGTGCAATTTACTCACGCTCTTCTTTGAAACAATCCTCCTTTACTGAGCTTGCACACACAGCTAGGCTACttgcaaaaaaatatgttgtcagaaaaaaataaaacattgtatgttTTACACATTATAAAAGGACGTACATCATTCCgctaaaaatgttgttttacttttaacCAATGATAGAACAAGGAGTATGAAGAGATATGCTAAAGTCTTGATATATTAGGTGCGAGTTGAGTTTCCATGTTGAACACTTACGTAGCAATAACGCCCTCTTGTGGCTGAGATAGTTGCTGGCCTGTTCTGGTCTTgagctctctcttttttttttacattctatagAAAGATATTATTCCTTCTTCTGGGGAGCACTACAAGAGATACTATGAAGAATGTTCATGAAGTTACCCACAATGAAAGTATATATGAGAgctatcaagctccaaaaatgtcTACACAACCCAAGTCTaaaagggtttgttcacccaataatcaaatttatgtaattaataactcaccctcaggtcgttccaaaccagtgagacctcagGAACACaggttaagatattttagatttagtccgagagctctcagtccctccattgaaactgggTGTATGATATacagtccatgtccagaaaggtaaagatcttcaaagtagtccatgtgacatcagagggtcatttagaattttttgaagcatcgaaaatacattttggtccaaaaataacaaaaacgatgactttattcagcattgtcttctcttccatgtctgttgtgagagagttcaaaacaaagcagtttgtcatatctggtTTGCGAaaaaatcattcgatgtaaccggatctttttgaacaagttcaccaaatcaaactgaatcatttgaaacgcttcgcgtctctaatacgcattaatccacaaatgacttaagctgttaacttgtttaatgtggctgacactccccctgagttcaaacaaaccaatatcccggagtaattcatttactaaaATAGTactctgactgaactgctgtgaagagagaactgaagatgccAGAGCCAGATTCCAGCGTTCCAGTCATAGCCAAATGAAAATTTCATCAATATATCTCACTCTCAagcaaaataactgaaaatgtagACATTCACTGATGCACAGCTACTTAATCTCTAAATGTGGGTATTATTGCATATTGTgatattgtatattgtaatatttcatatgaAATTCTTACATTATAAAGATTTATCTACCATAATAttgcatatgtatgtatgtataaagttTGTTTTGTATAACATTTGTTGCttgcttgttaaaaaaaaagttgttaaaagATTCATCTTAATGAAGGCCAGCTTTCCTACACCATAAATGACTATCTcatgttttaatgattttctgataaacattttattaaaggtATATTAAAAAAGCGTTAGCTAAATTAAAAAGAACTTATTTATATCTTTCTAAGGGCAAAGAGCTGTTCTTGTGTTGAGTCTGGGTAACATGCAAGGCCGGACTTACCATTGGGCTTGACTGGGCTCAAGCCCATGGCCCCGCCCGTTTACGTTAGATTTTTTCAATAATATGTCATGTCagtcatttaatttttcatttaaagtttgttGATTGGTCTAGCATTGTTACCTGGTCCTGCCCTGcaatgaaaaatttaatttaattagctaAATTAAATGTCAGTCATCTTGAGGTTTGCTGATTGGTTATTGGCAGTTACGCAGTGCCTCGTCTACTGCCGTTGAAAAAACCtgtctgcataaaaaaaaaaagcattagacAGTGATGGAATGGCGGACAAACGGTATCAGAGTGGCGcgcttaaaagaaaattaaagaataaaGGACAGCAACGCAAAAAGAAAGTCATCAGTAAAATGAAAAGGATTACATCAAAGACATTAATCCACTAGTTGAGTGGGTGCCGTGCGCCGCGCACACGCTTAATCTGGCTGGAGTTAATAGCGTAAACTGCTGCACAGAGACCGCCGATTTTTTTAAACTTCATTCAGACTTTGTTCAACTTCTGCTCGAAATCCACAGCATGGAAGGTGGTAACTGCAGGTTTGCAGCCTAATGAAAACCACCGCATTGAGACACTAAAATCTCTCGCTGACACCAGGTGGGCTGCGCATGCAAAGTCCATCAAGGCACTGTGCAGAAATTATGACAATATCCAAGAGTCACTGATGAACATTGCAGAAGACAGCAAACAGAACCCGACAACACAAAATGATGCTTGGTCTCtgcataaaaaaatgaacagGCTTGATCCTGCTTTTCTTTGCACTATGTGGAATTATGTTCTCCAACACCACTAAATTTGAACAAAGTTAGGCATGTTCTATGAAgttctatttatgtatttttgctaGAGTACTAAATTACATCTAATGATCTTTAAAATGCCATGGTAATGAGAAAAtgcttatttaattttgttatatattattctctAAGATTGTAATTTATGTGATGTAACATAGTACTGTAGGTCAAAGTCAGCCTAACACTACCTATATGTATAATGGAGATGTATATAATCTATACAATATGTCAGCACTTACCaagaacagtttaaaaaaaaaaaagatttatacacTCATAGATTTAGCTATTTATATGTAATACAAATGATTTGTTATGATTGCAACCTTACaaggtatttgtttgtttttcaatatgTTTTCCAGGTAAATAAGTGTTTTATTCTCATTCTGACCAAGACATTTGTGCATTGCAATAAACACATGATCACTTTGaacttttttaatcattatttatttataagaaaaacCTTTTCAAGCTTCAATCAGTggtcatataaataaattataacggATTTTTTTAACATGTAACACTGTATACTGTACTAGTCACCTTTTGAAAGTAGTTTTGCAGTTCAAATAACGATTGGATCGATTATATTGTTATGCCACAAGATGGCGACAAACATCAGTCATTGAATCGTTTATTCAGGAGATTCGttcaaaaatgctgattcatcTATGAAACAAGTGTATTTGATTGAggaattgaatcattcattcaaacccaatttttttttaaataaatgattcagattaattaaacatttttatagacTTCAGCAATTaacataaattatgttattttgtttagttgtttgttcagaatcgtgatctctatttTTATTCTCAGTTTATCCAAAATTGTGTAGCTCTAATACATAGCTTGTGTATGTATCATTTTGTTCTATTTAAAGTAATGTATAGAAGGTAGGGCCCGAAAGTGACTCAAGCCCAGGGGCCTCCACGACCCTAAGTCCTGCCCTGGTAACATGCTTACTCAAATAAGATCAACAATGGATTTAGATTATCTATACTTATCATGGACATTATCATGTATGGCCTGACAGCCCCATCCAGAAGTAAGTGAGGTTTATGATATGTCTCAGCCTGAAGCAATGTGTGTGAATCTACAGGCACACCCTACATGAATACAtccaccagatggcagcaaattCTATAAGAAACAGTGGAtgcaaaaaacactaaaaatccaGTTAGGGTACACAACAAAGTAACAGACTTGCAACTAACAAGCCCTTTCTTGAACACTTGAAAGGTGCCTAGAATGCCCTAAAGAGTAAATATGGAGTGTCTCAAAATCTGGAATACTTGCACATGCTGCACTGTACTGTATGATAGTATccgacaaaaaaaaatattttgtttattttgtattgcatACAACAgttctttcaaattaaataatattgagTAACTTACATTTCAGTGAAGACGGCAGTTTATTCGCAAAGTTGACTTTGCTTgattgatagattgattgattgatagatttTCTAAAAGGCTTTTACTTCGtggaataaacatgagcactgcacatttcaaaatcaaaatctgTGCGGGtgtttttatttcactgtttttcTAAAGGAAACCTGctgtcttcagaaaatgttggatgtcattttaatttcatcttgCATTATTTCTTGTGTAAATTCATCTTGCAACAAAATATAAAGCAGTGATTGTGAGCAGCGAAAACCTCGATCTCTACCACTCCAACAGCAcgtcctgctggcagagaatgaatctgCATATATACGTACATCGGTACATGCCACCACTGAACTATGGTCACTAATAAATTCAACTGTATAACAGTTTCAAGGCAATTCATGTTAGAattaaagtacaataaaaataatacatattgctGTTACACTTATCTATACATAGTAAACGAAGTTATTTTAAGTGGTTGTTGACATCCTATCTAAAACGTGATTTAgccaaataatattaattataataatgctGCCACTCTAATATGTCTTGCAATATCCGTATGTGTATAAGTTCTGTGCAATCCTCTTGTTCAATATTCTCGGGGTCTGAATTCGGCTCAGATTGATATATCCTATAGCAATAGAGAAGCTAtaagagcatcacagtcccgcccacagcccgagagagctctggtgccggaagtaaatttcccattcatttctcccattgactttcggaaaaatctgtatctaaagagttttagagcatgtgtgaggataaccagctacggctgaactcataagcatataccatatcatttcgagtgaaaaaattaagagaaaatccccaaaaagtcaaaggtacaagactgtgtacatattttcatttcgagcgcaggaactactcatcccataaaccaccgcgcctcattgaatccgactgaagccacaaccgcgaacgagCTTCCAAATACTGATGAGGGCATGGATGACGGCCGCccgcgcgaactttttcctccagtgaattttctCATGGCAGCcatggagatcatgattgcactgataagtctaccgtacAAAAatgcaacacaggtttttatttatttttatttttttattaatgatcttcagtctttgcggggtttaaccagacggttacacgagctccaccaatcagatgcatcactgtgggattgttcaggattgtgggtaatgaagtacttagccaagacatcgcgaataaaaggcatttatatcaaaacaaggttagtgccccatgatccttttgcgtttatatgagcatatactatcgcttagtacagccgtagctggttttaagtctaccatgtatggttacgtttttatggcttataccccaaatgtcaatgcagaaattgcattgaatttttacttccggcaccagctgtgggcgggactgtgatgctctataagGGAACTTTCTACTTTGGCAAGGGGCGTGGCAGTACTGAAACACCGTCAAGCCTTTTAAGCCAGGCTGGGGAGAgaggtattgtaataatgtaaattatgtgaaaaataatgcgtttttcgaaccaccaagcatgagagcatgttctagtacatgtccaaaacaaaatcaagactttgtaaaagagcatagtAGGACCCCTTTAAAACGAGTGGATAATTCATAAATTATCTGCTGAAACGGGGCGGGGCTACAATGAGTAGTCTAAACTAGTGAGCAATTTCAGACGCTGCAAAACGAATGTTGAGTTCTGGAACTTCGGCTGACCAATCAAATTCGAGGGCCATGAAAtaacactattatatatatatatatatatatatatatatatatatatatatatatatatatatatatatatatatatatatatatataatttgttttaatatttgtaatattttattaaaattgtgtaatcgaatgtaaatatatttttaaatatctatttgTACAGTAATGTTGtacttttaaaatagaaatatgagCTCCTCCTGCTGGCACTCTTTACATAGCACGCAGATGGGAGCCTCGGTGCATTTACCCCAGTGTCAATCATGATAGGAGGCGGGGGCGGGGCTGAGAATGCTTTGAACACAGATGCGGAGCGGCTCTTCTGCTGTGAGCGGAGCGCCAGTGAGACGAACAGAACCATGACTGCGAACGCATACGACGTGATTGTGATTGGCGGAGGCATCTCAGGTTAGTGTCATCAAAATAGCGCATAAAACTTAAGATAATCTCATTGCAATTAACCCACTGTTCAAGTAACTTTATATCACTGAATATTACAGGCTCATGGTAGTAATGCTGAGTTATGATCTTGGTTATTGAGTAAAACGAGGCGCGCGACAGACCCGTGCAGAACCACTATTCCATTTCCTAAGAAGCTTAGACACCTTATAACAACACTGTACCATTGCTGcgtttaaaataattatgtatatttacgttttaaatagGACTGTGTTAGTTTGTCAAGAGGACAGGGTTAGTTCGCGGTGTCACCTGAGCTTGCTCTTCCACTTCCGTGAAATGATTATTTCATATTCATAACGCCAGAGGCAGTTAAGTGGCATGCAACAGTGTAAGCTTGTAGTTTTCTTTAACATGCACGTATGTGTGTAAGAAcaagtgtatatttttataaatccCTTGTTTACCTTCACTATCTCATTTAGAAAAGTCCTGCAATATGACTAATAATTTTTTGAAAGAactattatttcataatttctaCTGTTAGGCTAGCATCTAGCATACTCtgcatgtataataattataaaaaatatgtatttttgtttataataGGTTAATCTAGATATCATTAGTTgctaattttttaatgtaaactaccCATCCTTTCTACACTTGCTCTgcaatacttgattctgattggtcaatcactGCATTCATCAAATATTTCATCATAATGACCAGCAATCTTGCATAACTGATAATTTATCCTTGTGATCTTGTTTTATGTCTCTAATCATTTTAACTGTACGTTTGAGCTCAACAAATATTTCATGTccacttatttatttgaaaaaaaatctttagaaaatCTTGTTATATACAACTTTTTCTGAAGACATGGGCATTTCACACCTAAAACTATGTTTAAGGTTATTTCATGTGTGACGTTGTATACTCAATTTCTTTTTCTCAACTATTTTTTAtcctttattatttaataattgttacaGTTTTAATCACCTCATATTcagaaatttctttaaaaatgtagaaCAAGACTGTTTAAAAGGAACTAGAAAATGcccaaataatgtttaaaaattaagAATGTGGTTAACCCagaatataaatgtttctttatatatttatataaatgttaacgTAAAGAAAATTCCTTGAACATGCATCAGCTACACACATATGCTGCAGTCCTTGCATGCACATACTTGCTATGCTCTGGTGCTCTTCATAGTCTCAACCCATACAAAATCAGTGTGAAACATTGCTTTGAAGAATGTGTATGCAACTCAGAGTTAAATAAGATGAAATAAGTGTAGTGTGAGAAAACTAGTTTGCTTTGTCCCTGGTGGAAATTTTGGTGTTATCCCTAGGGAGTTTATTTTACATTGATTGCAGAGAGATTCATGAATATATTGCACTACAATAGGATGAAGTATTCATTAGAAAATTCTTATGTTATAAGGATTCTGTTTCAGTCAGTCCTAGAATGTGACCAATTTTGTGTAGAGTAGCATAAAAGTGCAGCATAACGTCCTTACGGTAATGACCTGACAGGAAATTGCATTTACTTTGTGCAAACTGACTTGTTCCCACAGTGAATATTCATTATTATATACAGGCATGACAATTTAAACCCAGCTCAGAGGAAGTGCACACCGGATGAAATATTGCTTGTGTAAGAACAGCATTCTTGGAAACAGAATTGAGAAAAAATGTATCAAGATGTCCTACCGATAACCTATCGAAACTTTATCTCTATGCATACAGACCGAATTGATAGTTTTGATTTTATATGATATGCAAGAAGACCTCAAAATCAAGT includes these proteins:
- the LOC113076550 gene encoding norrin-like; translation: MRNSVALSQPGILLLLVTCPLLTILHGVTCKAESGHLGDNDPDRCMRHHFVETITHPIYKCNSKMVLLARCEGHCSHTSRSDPLISFSSVLKQPFKSTCFCCRPHTSKLKAVRLRCSGGTRITATYRYILACSCEECS